In Pelodictyon luteolum DSM 273, the genomic stretch GTGGTCGGGGGCGTAGCGTTCGGGATGCTCCCTGATGACTACATAATGCGCGGGCTTCCATGCTTTCAGGGCTGCCGATGGATGGCGGGCGATGAGCCGCCCTCCGAAATGCACGACAAGATCAGGACGGAACCGGCCGAGAAACGCCGGAGTGGCGAACGCCTGCTGCCATGCCAGTGTCCCCTCCGTGAGGCGGAGGCCCGAGGAGAGATCTGCGTAGAGCGGGATGCGGAGGTCATCGGCAAGAGATGCAACAGCACGGGCGTCATCTGGAGAGGGAATGCTTCCTGCAATGAGGAGCGGCCGGCGGGCCGTGGCCAGCAGTTCGCGGATGGTCGCCATGGCGCGCGCATCGGGACGGCGTTCAGGCTGAGCAGATGAAGTCCGGGGGCGGCCGTCGAGCTTCCATGCCTGGAGGGGCTCAAGCCAGGGGTCCTGGCCTTCAAGCGGTTCCGGGTCGAATGGTTCCCTGAATGGCTGGTTCAGGTGGACGGGGCCCCGGGGTGCGCCGAGGCTTTTAGCGACGGCGTGCTCAACGGTCGAAAGCAGCGACTGGAGAGGGATTTCCGTTGATGGCTGCGGCAGCTGCATGTGCCAGCGTGCGTAGCGGCCGAAGATGCCGTCCTGGCGGATGGTCTGGTTGGCTCCGCACTCCTGGAGGTCGAAAGGCCTGTCGGCGGAGATGACGATCATCGGCACGAAATCCGCCGAAGCCTCGACGACGGCGGGGAAGTAGTTGGCCACTGCGGTACCGGAGGTGCAGACGAGGACGGCAGGGCGGCCGGTCGCTCGGGCGTGGCCGAGGGCGAAAAAGCCTGCAGAGCGCTCGTCGGGGAACATTTTCCAGCTCGCACGGGGGTTCCTTGCAACGGCGGCGGTGAGCGGAGTGGAGCGTGAACCGGGCGAGATGCAGAACATTGAGGCATTCTGGCGGATGAGCTCCTCGACGAGGACGGCGCTCCAGATCGTTGTTGCTTGGCGGTTGTTCATGCCTTGTCCTCTGTGATGGCCAGCAGGTCTCCGATTTTCTGCTCGACCTCGTCCCATTCCAGTTCAGGGTCGGATCCGCGGACGAGCCCTGCGCCTGAGTACAGCGAGGCGGTCGTACCGTTGACAAGCGCCGAGCGGATGCCGACGGCGAACTCCGCCGCATCCCTCATGATCCACCCTACCGGCGCGGCATACCAGCCGCGGCTGAAGGGTTCGAGCTCCATGATGTGGCGCATGGCCTCCTCTTTCGGTACACCGCCGACGGCCGGCGTCGGGTGAAGGATAGAGAGCACTTCCCCGTCATCGGTGCATTCGGGTTTCAGGACGGCCGAGCAACGGGTGTAGAGGTGTGCAAGGCGGTTCAGCTGCAGTACCTGCACCTCATCCTCCATCTCGATCTGGCTGCATGCCGGGAGGAGCTCGTTGTAGATCATGTCTTTGACGAACCGGTGCTCCCTGATGTCTTTTTCTGAGCCGAGGAGAGCCCGTGATGCATGCTCATCGGTGAGGTCCGCGCCCTCTTTCGAGCAGGTGCCGGCAAGGGCCTCGGTAAGAAGCCGGGATCCGTCCCGACGGTAGAGGCGTTCGGGGGTGAAGCTCAGGAACGCACAGCCCTCTTCGGGTTCGAAATAGAACCGGTAGGTGGAGTTCTGGGGATAGGGGTGACGGAGAAGGAAGAGCATGGGGTTGCAGGCTGAAGCGAACTCCAGAGTGGTTTTGCGGGCGAGCATGATTTTCTCGGTGCTGCCGTCTTCGAATGTCGCAATGGCTTTGCCGCAGTTCCGTATCCATCCCTCCCGGTCTGGGCTGCATGAACGGCCGGTGACGGCCGGGAGGCGCTCCCCGTTGTCGCCGGCATCACTCGGGAGTGAAGCGATGAGGGTACGGGCATCCTCTATTCTGGCAAGGGTTTCATCGGGGGTGCCGGCAAGGATATGGCAGGTAAGGGTACAGGCTCCGTTTTCCATGGAGAGCTCAAGGAGCGGGAGGATGAAGGAGAACGCCGGAAAGTTTTTCCAGTCGTGGTCCTGCTGTTCAATGTTGTTGAAGGAGATCCCTCCGAAATACCTCGCAGCGCGGCTCTTTTGGGCCATCGATTCACCAAGGATCCTGAATGCGGAACTGTTCTGTTCCCTGCCGCTGTATGTAATGCGGTCGGCGACACCGATGCCGGCGGCGGCATAGTCCTGCTCACGGTTTCTCCAGAATATTCTGGGGCGGATGTTCTGGGCGGCGAGCCACTTGGCGGGGTCTGATGGCTGCAGCGGCTGACGGAACAGCATAAGCGTACCCGGCGGATGGAGGGGGTTGGCGCCATCTCTGCCATGCTGCTGGAGTGCTGTCTGGATGGCTTCGGCCGCCTGTGCTATCGGTAGGGGGGTCTCTGTGGGCGTGATGATGATATGGTGGTCACTCATAAGTATCAGTCGGCATTGTAGTGCCTGTTCACGGCTTTTGGCCGTCCGGCTTTCCCCCTTTCAGATGGCTTTGCAGAGAAACGGCAAGATAATTGTTTTTATCCAGAAGCCAGTCATAAATCTGACGGGCTTCAGCCATCCTGTCGAGGTGTGTGAAGCATACGGCAAGGTTGTAGTGGGCTTCGGTAAAGGAACGGCTGTTTGCAATCGCCGCCTCATAGGCC encodes the following:
- a CDS encoding isochorismate synthase: MSDHHIIITPTETPLPIAQAAEAIQTALQQHGRDGANPLHPPGTLMLFRQPLQPSDPAKWLAAQNIRPRIFWRNREQDYAAAGIGVADRITYSGREQNSSAFRILGESMAQKSRAARYFGGISFNNIEQQDHDWKNFPAFSFILPLLELSMENGACTLTCHILAGTPDETLARIEDARTLIASLPSDAGDNGERLPAVTGRSCSPDREGWIRNCGKAIATFEDGSTEKIMLARKTTLEFASACNPMLFLLRHPYPQNSTYRFYFEPEEGCAFLSFTPERLYRRDGSRLLTEALAGTCSKEGADLTDEHASRALLGSEKDIREHRFVKDMIYNELLPACSQIEMEDEVQVLQLNRLAHLYTRCSAVLKPECTDDGEVLSILHPTPAVGGVPKEEAMRHIMELEPFSRGWYAAPVGWIMRDAAEFAVGIRSALVNGTTASLYSGAGLVRGSDPELEWDEVEQKIGDLLAITEDKA
- the menD gene encoding 2-succinyl-5-enolpyruvyl-6-hydroxy-3-cyclohexene-1-carboxylic-acid synthase encodes the protein MNNRQATTIWSAVLVEELIRQNASMFCISPGSRSTPLTAAVARNPRASWKMFPDERSAGFFALGHARATGRPAVLVCTSGTAVANYFPAVVEASADFVPMIVISADRPFDLQECGANQTIRQDGIFGRYARWHMQLPQPSTEIPLQSLLSTVEHAVAKSLGAPRGPVHLNQPFREPFDPEPLEGQDPWLEPLQAWKLDGRPRTSSAQPERRPDARAMATIRELLATARRPLLIAGSIPSPDDARAVASLADDLRIPLYADLSSGLRLTEGTLAWQQAFATPAFLGRFRPDLVVHFGGRLIARHPSAALKAWKPAHYVVIREHPERYAPDHPVSLSLESSLQTAAEGLMGCRSEPSAIKEPAEGFFLHCSGALDDLTEASIPLSEISAARQISQLITPGEALFTSNSMSVRELDSFAAALQPDGLPCGLNRGASGIDGIISTAAGYGEGLGRKVTLLIGDIAFLHDLNALSLLRSLSRPMRIVLLNNNGGGIFSFLPVASCNDIFEEHFATPQHFHAQHAAGMFGLRYAAPRTNREFEECFLAAGEAPQSTIIEIASSRSENVEQHRTLQARFNAFAETAFTDR